In Longimicrobium sp., a genomic segment contains:
- a CDS encoding transcriptional regulator, with the protein MAGGAEAGAPELDRLIHERVRLGIVSALAVNDSLAFNELKDMLALTDGNLSVHARKLEEAGYVECTKKFEGRVPRTEFRLTDSGRGALEAYLNHMEAIIQAVRDR; encoded by the coding sequence GTGGCCGGCGGCGCCGAGGCGGGCGCGCCGGAGCTGGACCGGCTCATCCACGAGCGGGTGCGGCTGGGGATCGTGAGCGCGCTGGCGGTGAACGACTCGCTGGCGTTCAACGAGCTGAAGGACATGCTGGCGCTGACCGACGGCAACCTGAGCGTGCACGCGCGCAAGCTCGAGGAGGCCGGTTACGTGGAGTGCACCAAGAAGTTCGAGGGGCGCGTCCCCCGCACCGAGTTCCGGCTGACCGATTCCGGCCGCGGCGCGCTGGAGGCGTACCTGAACCACATGGAGGCGATCATCCAGGCCGTCCGCGACCGCTGA
- a CDS encoding di-trans,poly-cis-decaprenylcistransferase encodes MQSTLGAGRGGLHAAVIMDGNGRWATARGLPRVAGHRAGARAVRRVVEAAPGLGIATLTLYAFSSDNWQRPPREVGALMRLFRSYLASETAKLIENGVRLTVIGRRDRLPDVLARAIAGAEEATAGGHRLHLRLAIDYSARDALVRAAALAAGREVERGEFAALLGTAAGAAEPAPDVDLLIRSGGEQRLSDFLLWECAYAELYFTPRQWPDFDAAALAEAVAEFHHRERRFGRVMEKSA; translated from the coding sequence ATGCAGAGCACTTTAGGCGCGGGAAGAGGCGGGCTGCACGCAGCCGTGATCATGGACGGCAACGGGCGATGGGCCACCGCGCGCGGGCTGCCGCGGGTGGCGGGCCACCGCGCCGGCGCACGGGCGGTGCGGCGGGTTGTCGAGGCCGCGCCGGGGCTGGGGATCGCCACGCTGACGCTGTACGCGTTCAGCTCCGACAACTGGCAGCGCCCGCCGCGCGAGGTGGGCGCGCTGATGCGGCTCTTCCGCTCGTACCTGGCCAGCGAGACGGCGAAGCTGATCGAGAACGGCGTGCGCCTGACGGTCATCGGCCGCCGCGACCGCCTTCCCGACGTCCTCGCGCGCGCCATCGCCGGCGCGGAGGAGGCCACGGCGGGCGGCCACCGCCTCCATCTGCGCCTGGCCATCGACTACTCCGCGCGCGACGCCCTTGTCCGCGCCGCCGCCCTGGCCGCCGGTCGCGAGGTGGAGCGCGGCGAGTTCGCCGCGCTCCTGGGCACCGCCGCCGGCGCCGCCGAGCCCGCGCCCGACGTGGACCTGCTGATCCGCAGCGGCGGCGAGCAGCGCCTGAGCGACTTCCTGCTCTGGGAGTGCGCCTACGCCGAGTTGTACTTCACCCCGCGCCAGTGGCCGGACTTCGACGCCGCCGCGCTCGCCGAGGCCGTCGCCGAGTTCCACCACCGCGAACGGCGGTTCGGGCGGGTAATGGAGAAAAGTGCGTGA
- a CDS encoding NAD(P)/FAD-dependent oxidoreductase, whose product MSTYDVVVIGAGLAGLETARRLAGRGQRVLLVDQKTALDRSVHTTGIFVRRTLEDFDLPEDCLGPPVRHVVLYSPRGRALPLESARTEYRVGRMGALYGRMLDSCVAAGVEWAPGTRFAGLLDDGTHSVVVLETGGRGWSARARLVVGADGAASRVAPALGLSVNREWIVGVEEVFRVSTDGPPCFHCWLDPELAPGYLAWVVADGEEVHLGVGGYAARFQPADALRRFRERVEDRFGLRGKMADERRGGRIPVGGVLPRIASPRGLLVGDAAGAVSPLTAGGLDPCIRLSALAARVAADFIATGDEASLTAYSGGAFRRRFRSRLLLRRALAAVRSPLAAEIAIAALRSPLLRPLASHVFFGRGSFPDTGEERGITPITPRSVKTGRAQEASVA is encoded by the coding sequence ATGAGCACGTACGACGTCGTCGTGATCGGCGCCGGGCTGGCGGGGCTGGAGACGGCCCGCCGACTGGCCGGGCGCGGGCAGCGCGTCCTCCTGGTCGACCAGAAGACCGCGCTGGACCGGTCCGTTCACACCACCGGGATCTTCGTCCGGCGCACGCTGGAGGACTTCGACCTCCCCGAGGACTGCCTGGGGCCGCCCGTGCGCCACGTCGTCCTCTACTCCCCCCGCGGCCGCGCGCTGCCGCTGGAGAGCGCGCGCACCGAGTACCGCGTGGGCCGCATGGGCGCGCTGTACGGGCGGATGCTGGACTCCTGCGTCGCCGCGGGCGTCGAGTGGGCGCCCGGGACGCGCTTCGCCGGGCTGCTGGACGACGGGACGCACTCGGTGGTGGTGCTGGAGACCGGCGGGCGGGGATGGAGCGCCCGCGCGCGCCTGGTCGTCGGTGCGGACGGCGCGGCGTCGCGCGTGGCCCCGGCGCTGGGTCTGAGCGTGAACCGCGAGTGGATCGTGGGCGTCGAGGAAGTCTTCCGCGTCTCCACCGATGGCCCGCCGTGCTTCCACTGCTGGCTGGATCCCGAGCTGGCGCCCGGCTACCTGGCCTGGGTGGTGGCCGACGGAGAGGAGGTACACCTGGGCGTGGGCGGCTACGCGGCGCGCTTCCAGCCCGCGGACGCGCTGCGCCGGTTCCGCGAGCGCGTGGAGGACCGCTTCGGGCTGCGCGGGAAGATGGCGGACGAGCGGCGCGGCGGGCGCATCCCCGTGGGCGGCGTGCTCCCGCGCATCGCGTCGCCGCGCGGGCTGCTGGTGGGCGACGCGGCCGGCGCGGTATCCCCCCTCACCGCCGGGGGACTGGACCCCTGCATCCGCCTCTCCGCCCTGGCCGCGCGCGTCGCCGCGGACTTCATCGCGACGGGGGACGAGGCGTCGCTCACCGCTTACTCCGGCGGCGCGTTCCGGCGGCGCTTCCGCTCGCGGCTGCTGCTGCGGCGCGCGCTCGCGGCCGTCCGCTCCCCGCTCGCGGCAGAGATCGCCATCGCGGCGCTGCGGTCGCCGCTGCTGCGTCCCCTCGCATCGCACGTCTTCTTCGGCCGCGGCTCGTTCCCGGACACGGGCGAAGAGCGCGGCATCACCCCCATCACCCCGCGTTCCGTGAAGACGGGGCGCGCGCAGGAGGCTTCCGTCGCATGA
- a CDS encoding DUF4173 domain-containing protein: protein MSESVLPAAAAIAQPPVSTRTRHGLGVAAAALALGALGDGLLRPVPWGLNIALWTAALVVAAASLQRWAETEDAVTEWIPVALSVSALMAWRDSPTLKMLDLTALFVVLGLAVYRSSGGSVRVAGLARYCAGLADSLFQATFGAAPLLFRDVKWGELPREGWTRHALSAARGVAIALPLLLLFGSLLMAADAAFDSLVSATFNLDVPLATSHIVLALVFAWVAAGVLRGLVLRPQPKEIAAPAPSDPPSLGIVEVATVLGLLDLLFLAFVVLQLPHFFGSYQNLLAPGTGTFSEYARRGFFELCAVATLVLPLLIGMHWVLRRAEPRAERVFRIVAGVMVGLVFVIIASGLHRMGLYLSAYGLTELRVYTTAFMLWLAAVLGWFAWTVLRGRRERFAFGALTAGVEMIVLLHVASPDALIVRVNASRHESPVRFDALYAASLSGDAVPGLLARLDAVPADGRCAVAGRLLRDWSGADEDWRAWSLGRARAVQAVHARAAALRAMCPARVAAR from the coding sequence ATGAGCGAATCCGTCCTTCCCGCCGCCGCGGCCATCGCCCAGCCGCCGGTGAGCACGCGCACCCGCCACGGCCTGGGCGTCGCGGCCGCCGCCCTGGCCCTGGGCGCGCTGGGCGACGGGCTGCTGCGGCCCGTGCCGTGGGGGCTGAACATCGCGCTGTGGACCGCCGCGCTCGTGGTGGCCGCCGCGTCGCTGCAGCGCTGGGCGGAGACGGAAGATGCGGTGACGGAGTGGATTCCCGTCGCGCTCTCCGTCTCCGCGCTGATGGCGTGGCGAGACTCGCCCACGCTGAAGATGCTGGACCTCACCGCGCTGTTCGTGGTCCTGGGGCTGGCCGTGTATCGCTCGAGCGGCGGGAGCGTGCGGGTGGCCGGGCTGGCGCGCTACTGCGCCGGGCTGGCGGATTCGCTGTTCCAGGCCACGTTCGGCGCGGCGCCGCTCCTCTTCCGCGACGTGAAGTGGGGCGAGCTGCCGCGCGAGGGGTGGACGCGCCACGCGCTGTCGGCCGCGCGCGGGGTCGCCATCGCCCTGCCGCTGCTGCTGCTGTTCGGGTCGCTGCTGATGGCGGCCGACGCGGCGTTCGACTCGCTCGTCTCCGCCACCTTCAACCTCGACGTCCCGCTCGCCACCTCGCACATCGTGCTGGCGCTGGTGTTCGCGTGGGTGGCCGCGGGGGTGCTGCGCGGGCTGGTGCTGCGCCCGCAGCCGAAGGAGATCGCCGCCCCGGCGCCCTCCGATCCACCGTCGCTGGGGATCGTGGAGGTCGCCACGGTGCTGGGGCTGCTGGACCTGCTCTTCCTGGCCTTCGTGGTGCTCCAGCTCCCGCACTTCTTCGGCAGCTACCAGAACCTGCTGGCGCCGGGGACGGGCACCTTCAGCGAGTACGCGCGGCGCGGCTTCTTCGAGCTGTGCGCCGTGGCCACGCTGGTGCTGCCGCTGCTGATCGGGATGCACTGGGTGCTGCGCAGGGCCGAGCCGCGCGCCGAGCGGGTGTTCCGCATCGTGGCGGGGGTGATGGTGGGGCTGGTGTTCGTGATCATCGCCTCGGGGCTGCACCGGATGGGGCTGTACCTATCCGCGTACGGGCTGACCGAGCTGCGCGTGTACACCACCGCGTTCATGCTCTGGCTGGCGGCGGTGCTGGGGTGGTTCGCGTGGACGGTGCTGCGCGGCCGTCGCGAGCGCTTCGCCTTCGGCGCGCTGACGGCGGGGGTGGAGATGATCGTGCTGCTGCACGTGGCCAGCCCCGACGCGCTGATCGTGCGCGTGAACGCCTCGCGCCACGAGTCGCCGGTGCGCTTCGACGCGCTGTACGCCGCCTCGCTGAGCGGCGACGCCGTTCCCGGGCTGCTGGCGCGGCTGGACGCCGTTCCCGCGGACGGGCGCTGCGCCGTGGCCGGCCGGCTGCTGCGCGACTGGAGCGGCGCGGACGAGGACTGGCGCGCGTGGAGCCTGGGCCGCGCGCGCGCCGTGCAAGCCGTGCACGCCCGCGCCGCCGCACTGCGCGCGATGTGCCCGGCGCGGGTGGCCGCCCGATGA
- a CDS encoding aminoacyl--tRNA ligase-related protein has protein sequence MAEQTKGGTAQRTAITPTRDEDYAQWYQAVVRDADVAEMSHVRGCMVIKPWGYGIWEQLQRTLDREIKKAGAVNAYFPLFIPLSYLEREAAHVEGFAKEMAVVTHHRLEARDGKLVPTGELAEPLIVRPTSETIIGESMADWVQSYRDLPLLLNQWANVVRWELRPRVLLRTTEFLWQEGHTAHATHDDAMEYTLRILHEVYTKVVEEDLAVAVIPGEKTPGERFPGAENTYCIEAMMQDGRALQAGTSHYLGQNFAKAFGISFQSAEGGTEHAFTTSWGVSTRLIGALVMTHADDNGLRVPPRVAPHQVVIVPMLRKDGGEEVLAYARRVADEVRAQSFAGGRPVEVLVDDTLYEARDKKWKWVKRGVPVLLELGPKDMANDGVSYLRRDRGPTEYVRGGRGEFVAGVGALLDEIQTGYLEQARAFQRARTRRDITTFEAFQAFFAEAGNEAAASEQPGFVVAKWCGDAACEEKARDLGVTIRCLPFEQSGTESACVIDGRPATTDAVFARAY, from the coding sequence GTGGCAGAGCAGACGAAGGGCGGCACCGCGCAGCGCACCGCCATCACCCCCACGCGCGACGAGGACTACGCGCAGTGGTACCAGGCCGTGGTCCGCGACGCGGACGTGGCCGAGATGAGCCACGTGCGCGGGTGCATGGTCATCAAGCCGTGGGGCTACGGCATCTGGGAGCAGCTGCAGCGCACGCTGGACCGCGAGATCAAGAAGGCCGGCGCCGTGAACGCGTACTTCCCGCTCTTCATCCCGCTCAGCTACCTGGAGCGCGAGGCCGCGCACGTGGAAGGCTTCGCCAAGGAGATGGCGGTGGTCACGCACCACCGCCTGGAGGCGCGCGACGGCAAGCTGGTGCCCACCGGCGAGCTGGCCGAGCCGCTGATCGTGCGCCCGACGTCGGAGACGATCATCGGCGAGAGCATGGCGGACTGGGTGCAGAGCTACCGCGACCTGCCGCTGCTGCTGAACCAGTGGGCCAACGTGGTGCGCTGGGAGCTGCGCCCGCGCGTGCTGCTGCGGACGACGGAGTTCCTGTGGCAGGAGGGGCACACCGCGCACGCCACGCACGACGACGCCATGGAGTACACGCTCCGCATCCTGCACGAGGTGTACACCAAGGTGGTGGAAGAGGACCTCGCCGTGGCCGTCATCCCCGGCGAGAAGACGCCGGGCGAGCGCTTCCCCGGGGCGGAGAACACGTACTGCATCGAGGCGATGATGCAGGACGGGCGCGCGCTGCAGGCCGGCACCAGCCACTACCTGGGGCAGAACTTCGCGAAGGCGTTCGGCATCTCCTTCCAGAGCGCCGAGGGCGGCACCGAGCACGCCTTCACCACCTCGTGGGGCGTCTCCACCCGCCTGATCGGCGCGCTGGTGATGACGCACGCCGACGACAACGGCCTGCGCGTGCCGCCGCGCGTGGCCCCGCACCAGGTGGTCATCGTCCCCATGCTGCGCAAGGACGGCGGGGAAGAGGTGCTGGCCTACGCCCGCCGAGTGGCCGACGAGGTGCGCGCGCAATCGTTCGCGGGCGGCCGGCCGGTCGAGGTGCTGGTGGACGACACGCTGTACGAGGCGCGCGACAAGAAGTGGAAGTGGGTGAAGCGCGGCGTGCCCGTGCTGCTGGAGCTGGGCCCCAAGGACATGGCGAACGACGGCGTGAGCTACCTGCGCCGCGACCGCGGGCCCACCGAGTACGTGCGCGGCGGGCGCGGGGAGTTCGTGGCCGGCGTCGGCGCGCTGCTGGACGAGATCCAGACCGGATATCTGGAGCAGGCGCGCGCCTTCCAGCGGGCCCGCACCCGGCGCGACATCACCACCTTCGAGGCGTTCCAGGCCTTCTTCGCCGAGGCCGGCAACGAAGCGGCGGCGTCGGAGCAGCCCGGCTTCGTGGTGGCCAAGTGGTGCGGCGACGCGGCGTGCGAGGAGAAGGCGCGCGACCTGGGCGTCACCATCCGCTGCCTGCCGTTCGAGCAGAGCGGCACCGAGAGCGCCTGCGTCATCGACGGCCGCCCCGCCACCACCGACGCGGTGTTCGCCCGGGCGTACTGA
- a CDS encoding PDZ domain-containing protein, protein MKLACAFLIAILPASAAAQRVTVDYALAVDSADLSGYAVEMRIHHAPDTLRLAMAAHPEYDERFRRQVRDLRAEGRSGAAAVVREDSAVWRIVAPGGEVTVRYRIELPPPADGARPSWVPFLAPTGGLVGGPHSFMYLLGDEDAASTVALRLPAGWDAATGMEPAAAANAWRATKFAEVMDGPILVGRLRRWRFAVDGVPHDVVYWPLPGAAPFDTTALVDALRKIVEQSRSVFGALPYRRFAFLLRDGAYGGLEHATSTTLGAPSAELAGDRSDFLLSAAHEYFHTWNLVRLRPAGWGGLSHRPPARTRELWWSEGVTMYFADLVLRRAGLLPDAPSRLEALREQLSRYLDDPGFARISPERASWTADDPPGADGDYRGDHYLQGQLLAAALELVVRDSTGGRRGMDDVMRTMYARHAGPAGFAGADVERTASSVCGCSLHRFFGRHVRAAELLDFDAYLRPLGLRARMALEPVRGPAGEPLPDLRVWSYLPPGEPHLALIITDARGTWARAGLHTGDRVVALDGVPIGDTRAFRTTVRALRVGSRVRVDVLRAGHPVRADVEIGSYSRRAVTLTDLPAVSPRQRQMRQRWLDATP, encoded by the coding sequence ATGAAGCTCGCCTGCGCCTTCCTGATCGCGATCCTCCCGGCGTCCGCCGCGGCGCAGCGGGTAACGGTGGATTACGCGCTGGCGGTGGATTCCGCCGACCTCTCCGGGTACGCGGTGGAGATGCGCATCCACCACGCCCCCGACACGCTGCGCCTGGCGATGGCGGCGCACCCCGAGTACGACGAGCGCTTCCGGCGCCAGGTGCGCGACCTCCGCGCCGAGGGCCGCTCCGGCGCCGCCGCGGTCGTGCGCGAGGACAGCGCGGTGTGGCGCATCGTCGCCCCCGGCGGCGAGGTGACGGTGCGCTACCGCATCGAGCTTCCCCCGCCCGCCGACGGCGCGCGGCCCTCCTGGGTCCCGTTCCTGGCGCCGACCGGCGGCCTCGTGGGCGGGCCGCACAGCTTCATGTACCTGCTGGGGGATGAAGATGCGGCGTCGACCGTCGCGCTGCGCCTTCCCGCCGGCTGGGACGCGGCGACGGGGATGGAGCCGGCCGCGGCCGCGAACGCGTGGCGCGCCACGAAGTTCGCGGAGGTGATGGACGGCCCCATCCTCGTCGGCCGCCTGCGGCGCTGGCGGTTCGCGGTGGACGGCGTGCCGCACGACGTGGTGTACTGGCCCCTCCCCGGCGCCGCCCCCTTCGACACCACGGCGCTGGTGGACGCGCTGCGGAAGATCGTGGAGCAGTCGCGCTCCGTCTTCGGCGCGCTGCCGTATCGCCGCTTCGCGTTCCTGCTGCGGGACGGCGCGTACGGCGGGCTGGAGCACGCCACCTCGACCACGCTCGGCGCGCCCAGCGCCGAGCTGGCCGGCGACCGCTCGGACTTCCTCCTCTCCGCGGCGCACGAATACTTCCATACGTGGAACCTGGTGCGGCTGCGCCCGGCCGGATGGGGCGGGCTGAGCCACCGCCCGCCGGCGCGGACGCGCGAGCTGTGGTGGAGCGAGGGGGTGACGATGTACTTCGCGGACCTGGTCCTGCGCCGCGCCGGTCTGCTGCCGGACGCGCCCTCGCGGCTGGAGGCGCTCCGCGAGCAGCTGTCGCGCTACCTGGACGATCCCGGCTTCGCGCGCATCTCGCCGGAGCGCGCGAGCTGGACGGCCGACGATCCGCCCGGCGCCGACGGCGACTACCGCGGCGACCACTACCTGCAGGGCCAGCTCCTCGCCGCCGCGCTGGAGCTGGTGGTCCGCGACTCCACCGGCGGCCGCCGCGGGATGGACGACGTGATGCGGACGATGTACGCGCGCCACGCCGGACCCGCGGGCTTCGCCGGCGCCGACGTGGAGCGCACGGCCTCGTCGGTCTGCGGATGCAGCCTCCATCGCTTCTTCGGCCGGCACGTGCGCGCCGCGGAGCTGCTGGATTTCGACGCCTACCTGCGCCCGCTGGGGCTGCGCGCGCGGATGGCGCTGGAGCCGGTGCGCGGCCCCGCGGGCGAGCCGCTCCCGGACCTGCGCGTCTGGTCGTATCTCCCGCCCGGCGAGCCGCATCTCGCGCTGATCATCACCGACGCGCGCGGAACGTGGGCGCGCGCGGGCCTGCACACGGGCGACCGCGTGGTCGCGCTCGACGGCGTGCCGATCGGCGACACGCGCGCGTTCCGAACCACGGTGCGCGCCCTCCGCGTCGGCAGCCGCGTCCGCGTCGACGTCCTCCGCGCCGGCCACCCGGTCCGGGCGGACGTGGAGATCGGGAGCTACTCGCGCCGCGCCGTCACCCTGACCGACCTGCCGGCAGTCTCGCCGCGCCAGCGCCAGATGCGCCAGCGCTGGCTGGATGCGACGCCGTGA
- a CDS encoding diacylglycerol kinase family protein codes for MQRFYAIVNPVAGRGAAVRAWEVVRGVLAQAGAEVEMVQTRGHGDAIALAEAAARAGWPAILALGGDGTVHEVANGILRASDGGAPAAAMGIVPVGSGNDFALLAGLARDPAEAARRITSRGERRVDVGRVDGTWFTNGVGVGLDARVAVEANRGRRGRGIGIYLWALARVLRSFRPPVMRVEIDGEVIERPLTLVTVGNGGRHGGGFWICPDARIDDGALDVCVCDGLSRMRILGFLPRTLRGTHVGASCVHMRLARRVRITSDTPLPVHADGEILYEDAREMEIEIVPGILRLLGG; via the coding sequence ATGCAGCGCTTTTACGCGATCGTGAACCCCGTGGCGGGGCGTGGGGCGGCCGTGCGGGCGTGGGAGGTCGTGCGCGGGGTGCTGGCGCAGGCGGGCGCGGAGGTGGAGATGGTGCAGACGCGCGGGCATGGCGACGCCATCGCGCTCGCGGAGGCGGCGGCGCGCGCGGGGTGGCCCGCCATCCTCGCGCTCGGCGGCGACGGGACGGTGCACGAGGTGGCGAACGGCATCCTCCGCGCCTCCGATGGCGGCGCGCCGGCGGCGGCGATGGGGATCGTGCCGGTGGGAAGCGGGAACGACTTCGCGCTGCTGGCGGGGCTCGCGCGCGACCCCGCCGAGGCGGCGCGACGGATCACCTCGCGCGGCGAGCGGCGGGTGGACGTGGGGCGCGTGGACGGGACGTGGTTCACCAACGGGGTGGGCGTCGGCCTCGATGCGCGCGTGGCGGTCGAGGCCAACCGCGGCCGTCGCGGCCGCGGCATCGGCATCTACCTGTGGGCGCTCGCGCGGGTGCTGCGCTCCTTCCGCCCGCCGGTGATGCGCGTGGAGATCGACGGCGAGGTCATCGAGCGGCCGCTGACGCTGGTCACCGTCGGCAACGGCGGGCGGCACGGCGGCGGGTTCTGGATCTGCCCCGATGCGCGCATCGACGACGGCGCGCTGGACGTCTGCGTCTGCGACGGGCTGTCGCGGATGCGCATCCTCGGCTTCCTCCCGCGCACGCTGCGCGGCACGCACGTGGGCGCCAGCTGCGTGCACATGCGCCTGGCCCGCCGCGTCCGCATCACCAGCGACACCCCGCTCCCCGTGCACGCCGACGGCGAGATCCTGTACGAGGACGCGCGCGAGATGGAGATCGAGATCGTTCCCGGAATCCTTCGGCTCCTCGGGGGATGA
- the pdeM gene encoding ligase-associated DNA damage response endonuclease PdeM: protein MGDLETTVAGERVLLLAERALFRPLTGELLVADPHWGKAAAFRAAGVPVPGGTTAEGLERLTRALERTGAAKLVILGDLFHARSSKQPATLDTVRAWRDRHAALPVTLIRGNHDRHAGDPPGELGIDCCEAPCAALPFLLAHHPFEAEAGYVLAGHVHPSVTLRGAGRQRERLPCFHFGARVGVLPAFGAFTGTADVAVEPGDRVFVVAGDQVLRVGG from the coding sequence GTGGGAGACCTGGAAACCACGGTGGCGGGCGAGCGCGTGCTCCTGCTGGCGGAGCGCGCGCTCTTTCGTCCGTTGACGGGGGAGCTGCTGGTGGCGGACCCGCACTGGGGGAAGGCGGCGGCGTTCCGCGCGGCAGGCGTCCCCGTTCCCGGTGGCACCACCGCGGAGGGGCTGGAGCGGCTGACGCGGGCGCTGGAGCGCACCGGCGCCGCGAAGCTGGTGATCCTGGGCGACCTCTTCCACGCACGCTCGTCGAAGCAGCCGGCGACCCTCGACACCGTCCGCGCGTGGCGCGACCGCCACGCAGCGCTGCCGGTGACGCTGATCCGCGGCAACCACGACCGCCACGCCGGCGACCCGCCCGGCGAGCTGGGCATCGACTGCTGCGAGGCGCCCTGCGCGGCGCTGCCCTTCCTCCTCGCCCACCATCCCTTCGAGGCGGAGGCGGGGTACGTCCTCGCCGGGCACGTGCACCCGTCGGTGACGCTGCGGGGGGCGGGACGCCAGCGCGAGCGCCTGCCGTGCTTCCACTTCGGCGCGCGCGTGGGCGTCCTTCCCGCGTTCGGCGCGTTCACGGGCACGGCGGACGTGGCCGTCGAGCCGGGGGACCGGGTGTTCGTGGTCGCAGGCGACCAGGTGCTGCGCGTGGGCGGCTGA